A stretch of DNA from Spirosoma endbachense:
CCCGTATTTCGCACCTGTCCCCCGTTGATGGTGGGCGGATTCTGAAAACCGGCTTCCAAGGAAACCGGTAAACTGATCAACATGCCGATGTTATCCTTTTTGTAATAGTCGGCGGTTAAATACAGCTTATCCCCGAACAACGAAGCGTCCACGCCGATATCCAATTGCTGGGTGGTTTCCCACTTCAGATCAGCGTTGCCCGGTCGAACCAGGCTTGAGCCGATAATAATAGCCTGATCGCCGGTTCCTAACGCATAATTGTCGGCCGAATTGCCGGTCCGAATGGTGCTCAGATAGCCAAATGCAGGAATCGCGTCATTCCCAACCCGGCCCCAGCTCGCCCGGAATTTCAGATCATTAATCACCGTATTTGTAAGCGGAGCCATAAAGGCCTCCTGCGAAATCCGCCATCCGCCCGATATAGCCGGGAAATAACCCCATTTGCTGTTCGGACCAAAGTTAGACGAGCCATCCCGGCGCATGCTGGCCGAAATCAAGTATTTATCCTTGAAGGCGTAATCGATACGTCCGAAATACGAAGCTAATCGTGCGTTACTCGTGGTTCCGCTGGTGGTCCGCAAACTTACATCGCTGGCGTTAATCACCTGTAATTCTTCACTTAAAAACCCATTTCCCGTCGAGGCAATCTGGTTGATTCGGTTATTTTGAGCGCTTTGGCCTAATACGGCCGAAAACGAATGGTCGCCGATTTGTTTCGAATAGGAAAGGGTATTCTCGATTAGCCAGTTAAATCGATTATCAAAACCTTCCGAAAGTGTGGCGCGTGGATGCACGTAAAACCCGCGTTGAATTTTACCTTCCCAGGAGCGAGTTCGGTTAAAATTGGCATCGATACCCACGCTGGTTTTGAACTTTAAACCCTTCAGAATTTCGATCTCTCCGAATGTACTGCCATATATTCTAGTACCAAATAGCTTATTATCAATCGCTTTGGCTTTTAGCAAAGGGTTATCTCCATTGCTGGTATAATACACTCCATCCCCAAAAAAAGGAGCGTCTTGAGCCAACGTCGGAAAGAACTGTTGAGCCAGGTTGAATATTCCGCCCTGTAATGGGTCCGAATTTTGTCCTTTGGTTTCGGTGCTGGCAAAGGCCAGCGAGCCGCCGAAATTCAATTTGTCGCTCGCCTTTAAATCCGCCGTAACCCTAGCCGTATAGCGTTTGTAATACGTTTCGATCATGGTGCCTGTCTGATCATTATACCCTAGAGAAAGACGGGCTTTCAGGGTTTTGGTACCGCCCGAAATGCTGAGGTCATAGTTCTGTACAGGCGCATTCCGAAAAATAAGCCCAACCATGTCCGTCCCGACTCCGAACGATTTCGGATTTGCCCATTCTGGATTTGGTTTTATGCCGGAATTAGTCGCCAGTTCGTTGGCCATCGTCGCAAATTCTTCCGCGTTCAGAAACGCTGGTTTCCGCCACAATTGAGCGCTACCCGCCGAGGCATTTAGTGAAACTACGGCTGCCCCTTCCTTACCCCGTTTGGTCGTAACCAGAATAACCCCATTAGCCCCGCGTGAGCCATAAATAGCGGATGAAGCCGCATCTTTCAAGACTTCAATGGATTCAATGTCATTCGGATTAAGAATCGACATGGCATCGATGGCATTGGAGCTACCCGGAACGGACGTGCTCTCGCCGGTCATGGGAACACCATCTATTACGTACAAGGGCTGATTCGCACCTGTTGTACCGACGCCCCGTATGCGAACCGAACTAGCACTGCCGGGAGCACCACTCGTTTGTGTTACGTAAACGCCAGGAACCTTTCCTTCAATAGCCGACGTAAAGTTACTGGTCGCTACTTTCTGCAAATCTGTCGAACTAACCGACGAAATGGCACCGGTTAAATCGCGTTTCCGTTTCGTGCCATAACCTACAACGACCACTTCGTTAAGGACCTGATTGGAAGGCGTCAGGGATACGTTTAGATCAGCCTGGTTACCGATCAGGATTTCGCGCGTCTCGAAACCAATGAAGCTGAAAACCAGCACGCCATTGTCGTCCGGCACCTGAATCCGGTAGCGACCATTCGCATCGGTGGATGTACCTTGCTGGGTGCCTTTCAGCGTAATACTCACGCCCGGTAGTGATTGGCCATTGCTACCATCCTGAACAACGCCCTGAATCGATTTCTCTTTGGGCGTACTGATAGGCGTTAGCAACTGCGCCGGAAGTATTTCGGCTGGCTTGCCCGGTAAAGTCGCTGCGGGAGATGGTGTGTTTGGCGCACCGGTGGTCACCACATACCCACCCGTTTTCATGCGTTTGAACGATAAGCCAAACGGGCTTAGCAAATCCGTTAACACCGACTCGAGAGGGCCTGCGAACCGCATTCGGCTTTCGGGTAGGCTGAACGGATCGAGCGTACGGCTTTCGTACAGGATATTGACCTTATACTGGTTCTTGACCTCTGTTAGCGCCTGGCGCAGGGATCGGTAAGCGACTTGTCCGGTCAGGCCTGTCTGGGAAAGCCGTTCCGCTCGCGCCAGGGTTTGGGCCTGACAAATGACACCCAGACATCCTGCCAATAGCCAACTGAGCAGCAATAGTCGTACTAGTTTCTTCATAAGAGTAAGGGAATAAAAAGCAATTACTTCGTCGATTGGGAGAAGATGACCCGGTCACGCTGGCGAGTCACGCGGATGGATAAAAGCTCTTCTAAGGCATTCAGTAGTTCGTCAACATTGGTCACATCGTAGGTGCCCGATACCTGCCGTTGAGCCAGCGACGATTCCTTTATTTCGACCTTCAATCCAAAATCGTCCTGAATCATTCGGCCGATCTCGGTTAATGGGGTATCATTGAAGACATACTTCTGATTTTTCCAGGCGCTGAAATCGTTAGGCTGGGCTACGTTCGTTAGCTCTAGGGCTTGTTTATGGTCATTGAGTGTCACCTTTTGTCCGGGTGCCATCGTCAGCGTTTTATCGGCCTGTCGACTAGCTTGGTAGTGAAGCTTTACTTTCCCACGCATCAATACGACCCGGGTCGCTCGCTGGCGGGCTAGTACGACGAACTCCGTCCCCAATACTTCGACATCAAGCTTCCGATTCGTATGAACCACAAACTTCTGGTTATTAAGTAGATGCGTTACATTGAACTCGGCCTCACCCGTCAAAAAAACGTTTCGTTGAGACTCGTTGCTTAGCCATCCAAATCTGGACAGACGTAGTGTTGAATTTGCATTTAGAACCACCTTGCTACCGTCGGGTAGGGTAAGTCGTTGGACTTGTCCGTGCTCGGTAGCGTAGGTTTTGTATAAAATAGGCTCACGAAACAGCCAACCACTT
This window harbors:
- a CDS encoding FecR family protein; the protein is MAPVTKALLFDYHAGRVTALQRKLIEDWLEDPHNRSVYYETLIEWETTHPQYVANITAGLDRFRSRLENTPPSVSTNPQGSPVRPLLNRLPISWLAAACVSVFILSGWLFREPILYKTYATEHGQVQRLTLPDGSKVVLNANSTLRLSRFGWLSNESQRNVFLTGEAEFNVTHLLNNQKFVVHTNRKLDVEVLGTEFVVLARQRATRVVLMRGKVKLHYQASRQADKTLTMAPGQKVTLNDHKQALELTNVAQPNDFSAWKNQKYVFNDTPLTEIGRMIQDDFGLKVEIKESSLAQRQVSGTYDVTNVDELLNALEELLSIRVTRQRDRVIFSQSTK
- a CDS encoding SusC/RagA family TonB-linked outer membrane protein codes for the protein MKKLVRLLLLSWLLAGCLGVICQAQTLARAERLSQTGLTGQVAYRSLRQALTEVKNQYKVNILYESRTLDPFSLPESRMRFAGPLESVLTDLLSPFGLSFKRMKTGGYVVTTGAPNTPSPAATLPGKPAEILPAQLLTPISTPKEKSIQGVVQDGSNGQSLPGVSITLKGTQQGTSTDANGRYRIQVPDDNGVLVFSFIGFETREILIGNQADLNVSLTPSNQVLNEVVVVGYGTKRKRDLTGAISSVSSTDLQKVATSNFTSAIEGKVPGVYVTQTSGAPGSASSVRIRGVGTTGANQPLYVIDGVPMTGESTSVPGSSNAIDAMSILNPNDIESIEVLKDAASSAIYGSRGANGVILVTTKRGKEGAAVVSLNASAGSAQLWRKPAFLNAEEFATMANELATNSGIKPNPEWANPKSFGVGTDMVGLIFRNAPVQNYDLSISGGTKTLKARLSLGYNDQTGTMIETYYKRYTARVTADLKASDKLNFGGSLAFASTETKGQNSDPLQGGIFNLAQQFFPTLAQDAPFFGDGVYYTSNGDNPLLKAKAIDNKLFGTRIYGSTFGEIEILKGLKFKTSVGIDANFNRTRSWEGKIQRGFYVHPRATLSEGFDNRFNWLIENTLSYSKQIGDHSFSAVLGQSAQNNRINQIASTGNGFLSEELQVINASDVSLRTTSGTTSNARLASYFGRIDYAFKDKYLISASMRRDGSSNFGPNSKWGYFPAISGGWRISQEAFMAPLTNTVINDLKFRASWGRVGNDAIPAFGYLSTIRTGNSADNYALGTGDQAIIIGSSLVRPGNADLKWETTQQLDIGVDASLFGDKLYLTADYYKKDNIGMLISLPVSLEAGFQNPPTINGGQVRNTGIELLLGYRSKVGDLRYNVSANATTLKNEVISLGVGQPIVGPTLAGSSMVMTYTKVGDPIGYYRGYIVDGIYQTAQEINKTFQPNAIAGDFKYRDVNGDGALTDADKVNLGKPWPTLTYGFNVDLSYKGFDFNILLQGITGSQLYHANKITNYQMKYYNGNGIVNGVKDILNHWTPGSGINNQPGLKYTDANGNYSNASSFFVENGDYMRVRNVVLGYNLSPDLIRKVTHNAVKSLRVYVTAQNLFTFTKYSGFDPEVGSANPLNSGIDTGVYPQPRTLMGGINLVF